In Fusobacterium hwasookii, a single window of DNA contains:
- a CDS encoding secretin N-terminal domain-containing protein: MKKFTLIIFLILNTFIFPAALNRDIDIIDMPLHEVLAILSKETGKNLICSKEAKDIVIDTYFNRGEDVNSVLQFLAETYDLSMKKENNTTIFMLQSEKDSKKAKIIGKVTSNNIALKNAKVELKDLDKIVYTDSSGNFIIDNLPKDVYVCKISKKGYEERGEIIDTVKSINVLNVDLKENQNNYENKDTSDDLSNSNFYEIDGKFYYTKTFSLFNVSPDEVSKILHETFGENIKVSTLNKVNKLVVSAERDILENAISIIEDIDKNPKQVKITSQILDISNNLFEELGFDWVYRQNVESQERNSLTAIILGKAGLNGIGSTVNIVRQFNNKSDVLSTGINLLEATNDLVVSSVPTLMIASGEEGEFKVTEEVIVGVKSHRDDKKDKYSEPVFKEAGLIMKVKPFIKDNDYIILEISLELSDFKFKRNVLNLKDINSGTYNSEGGSKVGRGLTTKVRVKNGDTILLGGLKKSIQQNIESKIPILGDIPIISFFFKNTTKKNENSDMYIKLKVEIDE; encoded by the coding sequence ATGAAAAAATTTACTTTAATCATATTTTTAATTTTAAATACCTTTATATTTCCTGCAGCTTTAAATCGTGATATAGATATTATTGATATGCCTTTACATGAAGTCTTAGCAATTTTATCTAAGGAAACAGGAAAGAATTTAATTTGTTCAAAAGAAGCCAAAGATATTGTTATAGATACCTATTTCAACAGAGGAGAAGATGTAAATTCAGTTTTACAGTTTCTTGCTGAAACTTATGATTTATCAATGAAAAAAGAAAATAATACCACAATTTTTATGCTACAAAGTGAGAAAGATAGTAAGAAAGCTAAAATTATTGGAAAAGTAACTTCAAATAATATAGCTCTAAAAAATGCAAAAGTAGAGTTAAAAGACTTGGATAAGATAGTTTATACTGATAGTAGTGGAAATTTTATTATTGATAATCTACCAAAAGATGTGTATGTTTGTAAAATTTCAAAGAAAGGTTATGAAGAAAGAGGAGAAATAATAGATACTGTTAAGTCAATTAATGTATTAAATGTTGATTTAAAGGAAAATCAAAATAACTATGAAAATAAAGATACTTCTGATGATTTATCAAATTCAAATTTTTATGAGATAGATGGCAAATTTTATTATACAAAAACTTTTTCATTATTTAATGTTTCACCAGATGAAGTTTCAAAAATTTTACATGAAACCTTTGGAGAGAATATAAAGGTAAGTACTTTAAATAAAGTAAATAAACTTGTAGTAAGTGCTGAAAGAGATATTTTAGAGAATGCTATATCTATAATAGAAGATATAGATAAAAACCCTAAACAAGTAAAGATAACTTCTCAAATTTTAGATATATCAAATAATTTATTTGAAGAATTGGGCTTTGACTGGGTGTATAGGCAAAATGTTGAAAGCCAAGAAAGAAATAGTCTAACAGCAATAATTTTAGGTAAGGCAGGATTGAATGGTATAGGAAGCACTGTAAATATAGTAAGGCAATTTAATAATAAAAGTGATGTGTTGAGTACAGGAATAAATTTATTGGAAGCAACAAATGATTTAGTTGTGAGTTCAGTTCCTACCCTTATGATAGCAAGTGGGGAAGAAGGGGAATTTAAAGTAACAGAAGAAGTCATTGTTGGAGTTAAAAGTCATAGGGATGATAAAAAAGATAAATATAGTGAACCTGTTTTTAAGGAAGCAGGATTAATAATGAAAGTTAAACCTTTTATAAAAGATAATGATTATATAATTTTAGAAATTAGTTTAGAATTAAGTGATTTTAAGTTTAAGAGAAATGTTTTAAATTTAAAGGATATAAATTCTGGAACATATAATTCAGAGGGAGGCTCTAAGGTTGGTAGAGGACTTACAACAAAGGTTAGAGTCAAGAATGGAGATACAATTTTATTAGGGGGCTTAAAGAAATCTATTCAACAAAATATAGAAAGTAAAATTCCAATTTTAGGGGATATTCCAATAATAAGTTTCTTTTTTAAAAATACTACTAAAAAAAATGAAAACTCTGATATGTACATAAAACTTAAAGTTGAGATAGATGAATAA
- a CDS encoding ImmA/IrrE family metallo-endopeptidase, with the protein MKKMTNKRKREILKLIDNLYFEFGTKNPLRLCKGLGIEVVSANIEMKGLYTEIFSSKLIIIQNLLEDFAKLFVIAHELFHALEHNCEQIRFFRECTSFKTNIYEEEANYFATHLLKDSIPFHQDEFVDLEVAEELEKYLKI; encoded by the coding sequence ATGAAGAAAATGACAAACAAAAGAAAAAGAGAAATTCTAAAATTAATTGATAATTTATATTTTGAGTTTGGAACTAAAAATCCGCTTCGCCTTTGTAAAGGCTTAGGAATTGAAGTTGTTTCTGCTAATATTGAAATGAAAGGCTTGTATACTGAAATTTTTTCTTCAAAACTTATTATTATTCAAAATCTACTTGAAGATTTTGCCAAACTTTTTGTTATAGCACATGAACTTTTTCATGCACTTGAGCATAACTGTGAACAAATTAGATTTTTTAGAGAATGTACAAGTTTTAAGACAAATATTTATGAAGAAGAAGCAAATTATTTTGCTACCCATCTTTTAAAAGATTCTATTCCCTTTCATCAAGATGAGTTTGTGGATTTAGAAGTAGCTGAAGAATTGGAAAAATATTTAAAAATATAA
- a CDS encoding helix-turn-helix domain-containing protein codes for MKLISDFAERLRIALEIKNMKATELSELTGINKSTISQYLSKEYEPKRDRIELFATTLNVNEAWLTGYDVPMETNLSDGNDSLIKEYELNPEELKEYENIKMTTSTLMFNGRPASENDKIELERVLKEFFVKALLKKRADEENDKQKKKRNSKIN; via the coding sequence ATGAAATTAATAAGTGATTTTGCTGAAAGATTGAGAATAGCTTTAGAAATTAAAAATATGAAGGCAACTGAATTATCTGAATTAACTGGAATAAATAAATCAACTATCTCACAATACTTATCAAAAGAATATGAACCTAAAAGAGATAGAATAGAATTATTTGCTACTACTTTAAATGTAAATGAGGCTTGGCTTACAGGTTATGATGTCCCTATGGAAACAAATTTATCTGATGGTAATGATTCACTTATAAAAGAATATGAATTGAATCCTGAGGAATTAAAAGAATATGAAAATATTAAAATGACTACTTCAACTTTAATGTTCAATGGGCGTCCTGCTTCTGAAAATGATAAAATAGAATTAGAGAGGGTATTGAAAGAATTTTTTGTTAAAGCCTTACTTAAAAAGAGAGCTGATGAAGAAAATGACAAACAAAAGAAAAAGAGAAATTCTAAAATTAATTGA